A window from Thermosipho africanus Ob7 encodes these proteins:
- a CDS encoding ABC transporter ATP-binding protein, with amino-acid sequence MKGVVKYLKKYTFLIILAITFVVIQAILNLYLPDLMGDIVNKGVSRGNVDYILSVGWKMLFVTLLNVAAAIVSTYFAAKVAMGFGKDLRSHVYKKVMNFSLNEVDKYGVATLINRNTNDITQIQNVIFMMLRMVALAPVMAIGGTIMAISKSPKLTMVLLVSLPIMFVVMYFIVKYSMPLFKSMQKKLDNLNRVLRENLTGVRVIRAFAKTEYEKKRFEVANEDLTSTALKVNRIFALVFPLILLIMNFTIIFLIWIGAIQIDKGTLEVGTMMAVMQYIMQIMFSFIMISVVFIFLPRASASAERVAQVLNEKERIKDVKSPKKLEGMGKVEFKNVTFYYEGGKEPAIENANFEINPGEVVGIIGSSGSGKSTLVKLLMRFYDVTSGEILIDGVNIKELSQKDLRDMISFTPSRPVIFSGTIEENVRIGKEDATEEEIVEALKTAQAWEFVSKLPEGIKTQVSQGGTNLSGGQKQRLAIARGIVGKRKIYIFDDSFSALDFKTDAKLRKELREKLKDATKIIVSLRVATVMNADKIIVLDKGRVVGIGTHKKLMKSCEVYREIVSSQLSEEEIA; translated from the coding sequence ATGAAAGGTGTTGTTAAGTATCTTAAAAAGTATACGTTTTTGATAATTTTAGCAATTACTTTTGTCGTTATTCAGGCCATTTTAAATCTTTACTTGCCTGATTTAATGGGTGATATTGTTAACAAAGGTGTAAGTCGTGGTAATGTGGATTATATTTTAAGTGTTGGTTGGAAAATGCTTTTTGTAACTCTTTTAAATGTTGCCGCAGCAATTGTTTCAACTTATTTTGCTGCAAAGGTTGCTATGGGATTTGGAAAAGATTTAAGAAGTCATGTCTACAAAAAAGTTATGAATTTTTCACTGAACGAAGTTGATAAGTATGGAGTGGCAACACTTATTAACAGAAATACAAATGATATTACACAGATTCAAAATGTTATATTTATGATGCTTCGTATGGTTGCATTGGCTCCTGTTATGGCTATTGGTGGAACAATAATGGCTATTTCAAAGAGTCCTAAATTGACTATGGTTTTGTTGGTATCTTTGCCGATTATGTTTGTTGTTATGTATTTTATAGTAAAGTACAGTATGCCTCTTTTTAAGTCTATGCAAAAAAAATTGGATAATTTAAACAGAGTTTTGAGAGAAAATTTAACTGGTGTTAGGGTTATAAGAGCATTTGCAAAAACAGAATATGAAAAAAAGAGATTTGAGGTTGCAAATGAAGATTTAACGAGTACAGCGTTGAAGGTAAATAGAATTTTTGCATTGGTTTTCCCACTAATTCTTTTAATAATGAATTTTACTATTATCTTTTTGATTTGGATTGGTGCAATTCAGATAGATAAAGGAACTCTTGAAGTTGGAACTATGATGGCTGTAATGCAATATATAATGCAGATTATGTTCTCATTTATAATGATTTCAGTTGTGTTTATATTCTTGCCAAGGGCCTCAGCCTCTGCTGAAAGGGTAGCCCAAGTTTTAAATGAAAAAGAAAGAATAAAAGATGTTAAATCTCCTAAGAAACTGGAAGGTATGGGAAAAGTAGAATTTAAAAATGTCACTTTTTATTATGAAGGTGGTAAAGAACCTGCTATAGAAAATGCTAATTTTGAGATTAATCCTGGAGAGGTTGTAGGAATTATTGGTAGTTCAGGTTCAGGAAAAAGTACTTTAGTAAAGCTTTTGATGAGGTTTTATGATGTAACAAGTGGTGAAATTTTAATTGATGGTGTTAATATAAAAGAGCTTTCTCAAAAAGATTTACGTGATATGATTTCATTTACTCCTTCAAGACCTGTTATATTTTCAGGTACTATAGAGGAAAATGTAAGGATTGGAAAAGAAGATGCAACTGAAGAAGAAATAGTTGAGGCTTTAAAGACCGCACAGGCTTGGGAATTTGTATCAAAGCTTCCTGAAGGTATTAAAACTCAAGTTTCTCAGGGTGGAACAAATCTTTCTGGAGGTCAAAAGCAAAGGCTGGCAATCGCTCGTGGAATTGTAGGGAAGAGAAAAATTTATATATTTGATGATAGTTTTTCGGCGCTTGACTTTAAAACCGATGCAAAGCTTAGAAAAGAACTTAGAGAAAAGTTAAAAGATGCAACTAAAATAATTGTATCTTTGAGAGTAGCAACTGTTATGAATGCAGATAAAATAATAGTGCTTGATAAAGGAAGGGTTGTTGGAATAGGAACGCACAAAAAGTTAATGAAATCATGTGAAGTGTATAGAGAAATAGTTTCTTCTCAGCTTTCAGAGGAGGAGATAGCATGA
- a CDS encoding iron-containing alcohol dehydrogenase — MWESKMDIYNVFELRCKTTCYFGVGAIKKISDILDNLKAQGIDNVIFVTDKIAYKVTGAWDVIEPELKAKGFKYVIYEDVSPNPTTAQINEATKLGLQNGAQAVIGIGGGSPIDTAKSVAILLEYPEKTAEELYEGLFTPEKAKPIIAINTTHGTGTEVDRFAVASILEKEYKPAIAYDCIYPLYAIDDPQLMVTLPKGQTVFTSIDAVNHVTEAATTLAASPYSILLAKETIRLIARYLPQAVAHPDDLTARYYLLYASAIAGISFDNGMLHFTHALEHPLSAVKPDLAHGLGLAMLLPAVVKHIYIAKPEVLADIYEPIVPGLKGVPGEAEKIAAGIEKWLFNLGVTEKLEDMGFTENDVEKLTKLALETPSLGLLLSMAPIKADEKTIASIYRDSLKPISR, encoded by the coding sequence ATGTGGGAAAGCAAAATGGATATTTATAATGTTTTTGAATTAAGGTGTAAAACAACGTGTTATTTTGGTGTAGGTGCTATAAAAAAGATTTCTGATATTCTTGACAACTTAAAAGCACAAGGTATTGATAATGTGATTTTTGTCACAGATAAAATAGCATACAAAGTAACCGGCGCATGGGATGTGATTGAGCCAGAATTAAAGGCAAAGGGATTTAAATATGTAATTTACGAAGATGTTTCTCCAAATCCAACGACTGCACAGATTAATGAAGCAACAAAATTGGGATTACAAAATGGGGCTCAAGCAGTTATTGGAATTGGTGGAGGAAGTCCAATTGATACAGCAAAAAGTGTTGCTATTTTGCTTGAATATCCTGAAAAAACTGCTGAAGAGCTTTATGAAGGTTTATTTACTCCAGAAAAAGCAAAACCAATAATTGCAATAAATACAACACATGGAACAGGAACTGAAGTAGATAGATTTGCTGTTGCTTCAATTCTTGAAAAAGAGTACAAACCAGCAATTGCATACGATTGTATTTATCCACTTTATGCAATTGATGATCCACAATTAATGGTTACACTACCAAAGGGTCAAACTGTATTTACCTCAATAGATGCAGTAAACCATGTTACTGAGGCAGCAACAACTTTGGCAGCAAGCCCATACTCAATTTTACTTGCGAAAGAAACAATAAGATTAATTGCTAGATATCTTCCTCAAGCAGTGGCACATCCAGATGATCTAACAGCAAGATATTATCTTTTATACGCATCAGCAATAGCAGGCATATCATTTGATAATGGAATGTTGCACTTTACACATGCACTTGAGCATCCATTGAGCGCTGTAAAACCTGATTTAGCACATGGACTTGGTCTTGCAATGCTTCTTCCAGCAGTTGTTAAACATATATACATTGCAAAACCAGAAGTTTTAGCTGATATATATGAACCAATTGTTCCTGGATTAAAGGGTGTTCCAGGAGAAGCGGAAAAAATTGCTGCTGGCATTGAAAAATGGTTGTTTAATTTGGGCGTAACTGAAAAATTAGAGGATATGGGCTTTACAGAAAATGATGTAGAAAAATTAACAAAACTTGCCCTTGAAACTCCTTCCCTTGGCTTGTTACTAAGCATGGCACCTATAAAAGCAGATGAAAAGACAATTGCTTCCATATACAGAGATTCTTTAAAGCCTATTTCAAGATAA
- a CDS encoding MarR family winged helix-turn-helix transcriptional regulator: MDNFEFSSTFLLFSEIERLKFQILKSEMDKYKIHPGQIPIFFIVRKNPGISQKDLAKKVMLSTSTVAIMLRRMEKAGFVKRIQDESDRRFYHIYLTDKALKIVDKIFKRLKEFERQSFENFTNEEMEVLEKLLKKILLNLEAMKDERCC; encoded by the coding sequence GTGGATAATTTTGAATTTTCTTCTACTTTTTTACTTTTTTCTGAGATAGAAAGATTAAAGTTTCAAATTTTAAAAAGTGAAATGGATAAATACAAGATTCATCCAGGTCAAATCCCGATATTTTTTATAGTTAGGAAAAATCCTGGAATTTCACAAAAAGATTTGGCAAAAAAAGTTATGCTTTCAACTTCTACAGTTGCAATTATGCTTAGAAGAATGGAAAAGGCCGGTTTTGTAAAAAGAATTCAGGATGAAAGTGACAGAAGATTTTACCACATTTATTTAACTGATAAAGCATTGAAAATAGTTGATAAAATTTTTAAGAGATTGAAGGAATTTGAAAGGCAAAGCTTTGAAAATTTTACAAATGAGGAGATGGAAGTTTTGGAAAAGTTACTTAAAAAGATACTCTTGAATTTGGAGGCGATGAAGGATGAAAGGTGTTGTTAA
- a CDS encoding M3 family oligoendopeptidase produces MIFTDKKIERKPRKYFKDLSSTDGEKILESIKQLLSENINSESDLISLVEKFTELSDIVSEEMGRRYINMTRFADKPEYSEMFNDYFQNVVSKLKPYSIEVEKKIYNSEFSKKLPNEYHHMLKIISNNIELFREENIPLQVEERKLSNKYGSIYGSIVVDFRGEEKTLQQLLPYLKSPDRTIREEAWRKRFEGLLSRKEELDKLFDELKEIRIKQAKNAGFENYRDYMHNLKGRFEYSVEDVLQFHESVEKKVMPFFEKRMKRRAEKLGIESVRPWDTSVDIDGKVLKPYNTIDEFVNKAIRVLGKVKRVFGERLEMMKNSDLLDLENRKGKAPGGYNYPLPETGAPFIFMNATGQSSDVRTLLHESGHAMHTFETVNIPIEYYRPHRMEIAELASMSMELLTMHHWNEYYKDEDDFRKAMIEELESALLFLPWCMTVDAFQQWIYTHPEHTAKEREEYFGKLMDRFNRGIDWSGLVFEKNNRWMFQLHIFEVPFYYIEYGIAQLGALSIYKNYIENPEKAIEDYHNFLKVGYKMPIDKVYEVAGIKLDFSEKHIGEIVEFVEERLNELEGE; encoded by the coding sequence ATGATATTTACGGACAAGAAGATTGAAAGAAAACCTAGAAAATACTTTAAAGATTTATCATCAACGGATGGTGAAAAGATACTAGAGAGTATAAAACAGTTGTTATCGGAGAATATTAATAGTGAAAGCGATCTAATATCACTTGTAGAAAAATTTACTGAATTAAGTGATATTGTCTCCGAGGAAATGGGAAGAAGATATATTAATATGACAAGGTTTGCAGACAAACCTGAATATTCAGAGATGTTTAACGATTATTTCCAGAACGTTGTTTCAAAACTAAAACCATATTCAATTGAAGTTGAAAAAAAGATATATAACTCAGAATTTTCTAAAAAGTTGCCAAATGAATACCATCATATGTTGAAAATTATATCTAACAATATTGAACTATTTAGAGAGGAAAATATTCCACTCCAAGTTGAAGAAAGAAAACTTTCAAATAAATATGGATCAATTTACGGCTCTATTGTGGTAGATTTTAGAGGTGAAGAAAAGACTTTGCAACAATTATTACCATATTTGAAATCTCCAGACAGAACGATAAGAGAAGAAGCTTGGAGAAAAAGATTTGAAGGTCTTTTATCAAGAAAAGAAGAATTGGATAAACTTTTTGACGAACTTAAAGAGATTAGAATAAAACAAGCAAAAAATGCTGGATTTGAAAATTACAGAGATTACATGCATAATTTGAAGGGAAGATTTGAATATTCGGTTGAAGATGTTTTGCAATTCCATGAGTCAGTTGAAAAGAAAGTCATGCCGTTTTTTGAAAAAAGGATGAAAAGAAGAGCTGAAAAGCTTGGTATTGAAAGTGTAAGGCCATGGGATACAAGCGTCGATATTGATGGAAAGGTATTAAAACCATATAACACAATCGATGAGTTTGTAAATAAAGCAATTAGAGTGTTGGGAAAAGTAAAGAGAGTTTTTGGAGAAAGGCTTGAAATGATGAAAAATTCAGACTTGTTAGACCTTGAAAATAGAAAAGGAAAGGCTCCGGGTGGATACAATTATCCATTGCCAGAGACAGGGGCACCATTTATATTCATGAATGCAACAGGACAAAGCAGTGATGTTAGAACGCTTCTTCATGAATCAGGACATGCAATGCATACATTTGAAACTGTTAATATTCCTATAGAGTACTATAGACCACATAGAATGGAAATTGCAGAACTTGCTTCGATGAGTATGGAACTTCTTACAATGCATCATTGGAATGAATATTATAAGGATGAAGATGATTTTAGAAAAGCAATGATAGAAGAACTTGAAAGTGCACTACTATTTTTGCCATGGTGTATGACGGTTGATGCTTTCCAACAATGGATTTATACACATCCAGAGCACACAGCAAAAGAAAGAGAAGAATACTTTGGCAAATTGATGGATAGATTCAACAGAGGAATAGACTGGAGTGGACTTGTTTTTGAAAAGAATAATAGATGGATGTTCCAGCTTCACATTTTTGAAGTTCCATTCTATTACATAGAATATGGTATTGCCCAACTTGGTGCGTTATCTATTTATAAAAACTACATTGAGAATCCTGAAAAGGCGATTGAAGATTATCATAACTTCCTAAAGGTTGGCTATAAGATGCCGATTGATAAAGTGTATGAGGTGGCTGGAATAAAGCTTGATTTTTCTGAAAAGCACATTGGGGAAATTGTAGAATTTGTTGAAGAAAGGTTAAATGAGTTGGAAGGAGAGTAA